The DNA region TAGCATTATTGCCGCTGGCCGAATTCCGCTGTTGGTTGGCGGCACCATGTTGTATTTCAAAGCCTTGCTTGAAGGTATGTCAAAATTACCTGAAGCTGATGCCACAATTCGCGCGCAACTGACCCAAGAGTTAGAACAGAAAGGCAGCGAGGCGCTACACGCCGAGTTGCAACAGATTGATCCGCAAAGCGCACAGCGTATTCACCCGAATGACCCACAACGATTATTGCGTGCGCTGGAGGTGTACCGAATTAGCGGAAAACCAATCTCGGAGCTTACCGCTGAGCGTCATGGAGCATTACCATACCCAATTATTCAAATGGCAGTTGCGCCAAGTGATCGGGCGGTGTTGCATGAACGTATTGCGTTAAGATTTCGTCAAATGGTTGAACAAGGCTTCATTGAAGAGGTCGAACAACTACGACAACGGTCGGATTTACATATCGATATGCCTTCGATACGTTGTGTCGGATACCGTCAAGCTTGGCAGTACCTTGATGGTGAGTTTGATTTTGAAGAAATGATTAACCGTGGCATTTTTGCGACCCGGCAATTGGCAAAACGCCAATTAACGTGGTTACGGAAATGGCCTGATGTTCATTGGTTGGAAACAGAATCACCGACGTTGGTTCAACAAGCGTTAGCTATTTGTGCGGAACCGCCGAAGTTATTTACACAAAACAACCTTGAAAACTAAAACATTCACCTTATATTCAGTATAAGCTGAAATAAAATAGACCAAGCTGTGAAATTGCGGGAATTCATCTATATTAGAAGTGACTGGCATGAGCGGGCGGTAAGATGTTGCTAGACACAAACAATAACAAAAAAGGAAATAAGAATATGGCTAAGGGGCAAACATTACAGGACCCGTTTTTGAATGCGTTGCGCCGTGAGCGCGTTCCGGTGTCAATTTACCTAGTTAATGGAATTAAACTGCAAGGCCAAATCGAATCATTTGACCAGTTTGTTATTTTATTAAAGAACACCGTAAGCCAAATGGTTTACAAACATGCAATCTCGACTGTTGTTCCGGCGCGTATTCCGCAGAACTACTTGCCAATTGGCGAGAACAGCGAAGAGGCAATTGATTAAAGCAACCAAGTAAGGAGCAGTGATAGCTTGTTTGATAGGTTTGAAAGTGGTGAGCGGGCTATCCTGGTCCACGTTGATTTCCCTGCCGAAATCGATCGTGAAGATCTCTCTGAACTTCAATTATTAGTTTCCTCAGCCGGTGTCGAAACACTCGGCGTGGTGACCGCCTCACGGAGCACTCCAAGCTCCAAGTATTTTGTAGGTTCTGGTAAAGCGGAAGAAATTGCCGATCAAGTTAAGTTGCTTGATGCCAATATTGTGATATTCAATCACAGTTTGAGCCCTACCCAAGAACGTAACCTCGAAAAGCTTTGTGAGTGTCGGGTACTTGACCGTACCGGGCTCATACTTGATATCTTCGCCCAACGTGCACGAACTCATGAGGGTAAACTGCAGGTTGAATTGGCGCAGCTTCGCCATATATCCACGCGATTGGTTCGAGGCTGGACTCACTTAGAGCGTCAAAAAGGTGGTATCGGTTTGCGTGGTCCTGGTGAAACTCAGTTAGAAACCGACCGCCGTTTAATTCGTGGGCGTATCAAGAATATTTTAGGCCGCCTAGAGAAAGTCCAGAAGCAACGTGAGCAAGGACGACGAGCTCGTCAGCGTGCCGAGATTCCAACCGTTTCGTTAGTAGG from Pseudidiomarina andamanensis includes:
- the miaA gene encoding tRNA (adenosine(37)-N6)-dimethylallyltransferase MiaA, with protein sequence MNKPYVICLYGPTAAGKTGLAIALTQHLPCDIISVDSALIYRGMDIGTAKPTVEELAQAPHRLINICDPAESYSAAQFAADARREIDSIIAAGRIPLLVGGTMLYFKALLEGMSKLPEADATIRAQLTQELEQKGSEALHAELQQIDPQSAQRIHPNDPQRLLRALEVYRISGKPISELTAERHGALPYPIIQMAVAPSDRAVLHERIALRFRQMVEQGFIEEVEQLRQRSDLHIDMPSIRCVGYRQAWQYLDGEFDFEEMINRGIFATRQLAKRQLTWLRKWPDVHWLETESPTLVQQALAICAEPPKLFTQNNLEN
- the hfq gene encoding RNA chaperone Hfq, coding for MAKGQTLQDPFLNALRRERVPVSIYLVNGIKLQGQIESFDQFVILLKNTVSQMVYKHAISTVVPARIPQNYLPIGENSEEAID